The Penaeus chinensis breed Huanghai No. 1 chromosome 39, ASM1920278v2, whole genome shotgun sequence genome has a segment encoding these proteins:
- the LOC125046922 gene encoding uncharacterized protein LOC125046922, with amino-acid sequence MKPAFIVCLAAILAFSAVVVEARLSICSSTDECPPRSQCIRNKCSDKCSTMSDCRPGLACILGRCKDLCQDACGKAAICNVILNEAVCVCPGGHAGNPLEECVPALGRIPCCNRTPEPPTEANATGSEHKDGVH; translated from the exons ATGAAACCGGCCTTCATCGTGTGTCTGGCGGCCATCTTGGCGTTTTCGGCTGTGGTGGTCGAAGCGCGGT TGAGCATCTGTTCCTC GACTGACGAGTGTCCACCGCGTTCTCAGTGCATTCGGAATAAGTGCTCTGACAAGTGTAGCAC tATGAGTGACTGCCGACCGGGCCTGGCGTGCATCCTCGGTCGCTGCAAAGACCTGTGTCAGGACGCCTGCGGTAAGGCTGCGATATGCAACGTCATACTCAACGAGGCTGTGTGTGTTTGCCCCGGAGGCCATGCGGGAAACCCCCTAGAAGAGTGTGTCCCTGCTCTAGGCCGGATCCCTTGTTG CAACAGGACCCCAGAACCCCCGACTGAGGCGAACGCTACGGGATCTGAGCACAAGGATGGAGTCCACTAA